In the genome of Excalfactoria chinensis isolate bCotChi1 unplaced genomic scaffold, bCotChi1.hap2 Scaffold_68, whole genome shotgun sequence, one region contains:
- the LOC140265098 gene encoding olfactory receptor 14J1-like: MPNSSSISEFLLLPLGDTRQLQLLHFWLLLGIYLAALLGNGLISTAVACDRRLHTPMYFFMLNLALLDLGCISTTLPKAMANTLWDTRAISYAGCAAQFFFFLFFISAECSLLTIMSYDRYVAICKPLHYGTLMDSRACATMAAAAWGAGLLNSLLHTVITFSLPLCQGNVVNQFFCEIPQILKLACSGSYIREVVYLIFIISLVFGCFVFVVVSYVQIFLAVLRMPSEQGRHKAFSTCLPHLAVVSLFVSTAFIAYLKPPSISSPFLDLTVALLYSVVPPALNPLIYSMRSQEVKDAVKKVITKCVSKAVNCLSF; this comes from the coding sequence atgcccaacagcagctccatcagcgagttcctcctgctgcctctgggAGACAcacggcagctgcagctcctgcacttctggctcttgctgggcatctacctggctgccctcctgggcaacggcctcatcagcacagccgtagcctgcgaccgccgcctgcacacccccatgtacttcttcatgctcaacctggccctcctcgacctgggctgcatctccaccactctccccaaagccatggccaacaccctctgggacaccagggccatctcctacgcaggatgtgctgcacagttctttttctttctcttcttcatctcagcagagtgttcccttctcaccatcatgtcctatgaccgctacgttgccatctgcaagcccctgcactacgggaccttgatggacagcagagcttgtgccaccatggcagcagctgcctggggcgctgggcttctcaattccctgctgcacacagtcattacgttttcactgcctctctgccaaggcaatgttgtcaaccagtttttctgtgaaatcccccagatcctcaagctcgcctgctcaggctcctacaTCAGGGAAGTTGTGTATCTCATTTTTATTATCAGTTTAGTCTTCGGGTGCTTTGTTTTCgtagttgtgtcctatgtgcagatcttccttgccgtgctgaggatgccctctgagcagggacggcacaaagccttctccacgtgcctccctcacctggccgtggtctccctgtttgtcagcactgcctttattgcctacctgaagcccccttccatctcttccccattcctggatctgacagtggcactaCTGTACTCAGTGGTACCTCCAGCAttgaaccccctcatctacagcatgaggagccAGGAGGTCAAGGATGCTGTGAAGAAAGTGATAaccaaatgtgtttcaaaagcagtgaactGCCTATCTTTTTGA
- the LOC140265099 gene encoding olfactory receptor 14J1-like has translation MSYDRYVAICKPLHYGTLVDSRACATMAAAAWGAGLLNSLLHTASTFSLPLCQGNVVNQFFCEIPQILKLSCSESNLREVVFIIFSVSLYCGCFVFIVVSYVQIFLAVLRMPSEQGRHKAFSTCLPHLAVVSLFLSTAFFAHLKPPSISSPLLDLTVALLYAVVPPTLNPIIYSMRNREIKHALRNVL, from the coding sequence atgtcctatgaccgctacgttgccatctgcaagcccctgcactacgggaccttggtggacagcagagcttgtgccaccatggcagcagctgcctggggcgctgggcttctcaattccctgctgcacactgccagtacgttttcactgcctctctgccaaggcaatgttgtcaaccagtttttctgtgaaatcccccagatcctcaagctctcctgctcagaatcaaatctcagggaagttgtgtttatcatttttagtgtcagtttatactgtggctgctttgttttcatagttgtgtcctatgtgcagatcttccttgccgtgctgaggatgccctctgagcagggacggcacaaagccttctccacgtgcctccctcacctggccgtggtctctctatttctcagcactgccttttttgcccacctgaagcccccctccatttcctccccactcctggatctgacagtggcacttctgtatgcagtggttcctccaacactgaaccctattatctacagcatgaggaacagggagattAAGCACGCTCTCAGGAACGTGTTGTAA